From Endozoicomonas sp. 8E, the proteins below share one genomic window:
- a CDS encoding group II intron maturase-specific domain-containing protein → MVGRRTEKSRLRRSIAKLKELLRRIRHDPLHEQVTAINRRLRGHYAYYGLGGNFRSMEKLYRFVDRYWYKMLCSRCRKGKIPWEKYHNLKQLLPLQKPRMMLPFMAMKSMAVL, encoded by the coding sequence ATGGTGGGAAGGAGAACGGAAAAATCCCGCCTAAGACGCAGCATAGCCAAACTGAAGGAACTGCTGAGACGAATACGCCATGATCCGCTGCACGAACAAGTGACAGCGATCAATCGACGGTTGAGAGGGCATTATGCGTATTACGGTCTGGGAGGAAACTTCCGAAGTATGGAGAAGCTTTACCGGTTTGTTGACCGCTACTGGTACAAGATGCTGTGTAGCCGATGCCGGAAAGGCAAGATTCCATGGGAAAAGTACCATAATCTCAAGCAGCTTCTGCCGTTACAGAAACCGAGGATGATGCTGCCTTTTATGGCAATGAAATCCATGGCTGTGCTGTGA
- the folC gene encoding bifunctional tetrahydrofolate synthase/dihydrofolate synthase — protein MQPFVLHDVLPRNPCMTYQQNSQPPFEQLSDWLDWLENTRPEHEMELGLDRIRKVAERLVLIKPAPFVITVGGTNGKGSTVAILESILLAAGYKVGVYTSPHLHRFNERIKVNRAEASDESLCDSFQKVNDGLGGDWLSYFEFAVLLAVDVFRKEKVDIALMEVGLGGRLDATNVIEPDVSVITTVGLDHQDWLGYSIEAIAKEKAGIFRSEKPAIFGGVETPDSIVDQAVRLKSALYRRNKEFELKEKGKTWSWKGLNKTGDCIEYVDLPVPALVIDNAATALQAIQFLPEVVSRGAIVEGLKASRLPGRYEKVVETNKSGEKIQVVLDVAHNPQAAAKLVERLKSDPVSGKTRALMAIYKDKDYHGVIETLSEVVDEWVVTDIDSPRALDKADLSEAVARYSGLPVMTENLELGFQQLKEVSTSRDRVLVVGSFLTVGAVMGGGSEALPLK, from the coding sequence ATGCAACCATTCGTCCTTCATGATGTACTTCCAAGGAATCCCTGCATGACATACCAGCAAAACAGTCAGCCTCCGTTCGAGCAGCTGTCTGATTGGCTTGACTGGTTGGAAAACACCCGGCCTGAACACGAAATGGAACTTGGCTTGGACAGAATTAGAAAGGTGGCCGAGAGGCTGGTTCTTATCAAGCCAGCGCCTTTCGTTATCACGGTAGGTGGTACCAATGGCAAGGGCTCGACTGTCGCTATTCTTGAGTCTATTCTCCTTGCGGCTGGTTATAAAGTGGGCGTCTACACCTCCCCGCATTTACACAGATTCAATGAGCGAATTAAAGTCAATCGTGCTGAAGCGAGTGATGAAAGCCTCTGTGATTCTTTTCAAAAAGTAAATGACGGGCTAGGCGGTGACTGGCTTTCCTATTTTGAGTTTGCAGTCCTGTTGGCCGTAGATGTGTTCCGGAAAGAAAAAGTAGATATCGCGCTCATGGAGGTTGGCCTCGGTGGTCGTCTGGATGCCACGAATGTGATTGAGCCCGATGTTTCAGTTATTACTACAGTAGGCTTGGATCATCAGGACTGGTTGGGTTACAGTATCGAAGCCATAGCAAAAGAAAAAGCAGGTATTTTTCGCTCCGAAAAACCAGCAATATTTGGTGGTGTTGAGACACCGGACAGTATTGTCGATCAAGCTGTCAGACTGAAGTCGGCTCTGTATAGAAGAAATAAAGAGTTCGAGCTAAAAGAAAAAGGTAAAACATGGAGTTGGAAGGGTTTGAACAAAACGGGTGATTGTATTGAGTATGTCGACCTCCCTGTACCTGCGTTAGTCATTGATAACGCTGCTACTGCTCTGCAAGCAATTCAGTTTTTACCTGAAGTGGTAAGCCGTGGTGCCATCGTAGAAGGTTTAAAAGCATCGCGCCTTCCTGGTCGCTATGAAAAAGTCGTTGAGACCAACAAAAGCGGGGAGAAAATTCAGGTTGTTCTTGATGTTGCTCATAACCCCCAGGCAGCAGCTAAGCTGGTAGAGCGTCTGAAATCAGACCCTGTATCAGGAAAAACTCGTGCACTGATGGCCATCTATAAAGATAAGGATTATCACGGGGTTATCGAGACTCTGTCTGAAGTTGTTGATGAGTGGGTTGTTACTGATATTGACTCGCCTAGAGCGCTTGATAAGGCTGATCTGAGTGAAGCAGTGGCTAGATATTCTGGTTTGCCTGTGATGACTGAAAATTTGGAGCTTGGATTTCAACAATTAAAAGAAGTTTCAACTAGCAGGGATAGGGTTCTCGTTGTGGGGTCGTTTTTGACGGTTGGTGCTGTTATGGGTGGTGGCAGTGAAGCCTTGCCTTTGAAATAA
- a CDS encoding reverse transcriptase domain-containing protein: MATGLERVAAKARSYPKLRFTSLAHHITPASLCMNLNKIPHNTSPGVDGLTVEETKKDFKRWLQQTLTSIHRQGYKAPPVKRAWIPKPGKKEKRPLGVPCINDRALQRSVADVLNAIYEQDFLPCSMGGRPRLGAHHALSTFNEVVSGRKVSWVLEADLKNFFGSLDHGWLLRFVEHRVGDPRILNLIRRWLKAGVMEAGELQECEEGTPQGGPISVVLSNLYLHYVLDLWFECKVKPRLKGEAWLIRYIDDFVVCFQYRSDAERFMNVLPQRLEKFALKLEPDKTRLVRFGRFASRGEDDRRRFTSLALRTTAQGI, encoded by the coding sequence ATGGCAACGGGACTGGAGAGGGTAGCAGCGAAAGCCCGGAGTTATCCGAAACTTCGCTTCACAAGTCTGGCACATCATATTACCCCGGCGAGCCTGTGTATGAATCTGAACAAGATTCCACACAACACATCGCCCGGAGTCGATGGGCTGACTGTCGAAGAGACAAAGAAAGACTTTAAGCGGTGGTTGCAACAGACACTGACGTCTATCCATCGGCAAGGCTACAAGGCACCGCCGGTCAAAAGGGCATGGATACCCAAGCCGGGGAAAAAGGAAAAGCGCCCTCTGGGTGTTCCCTGCATCAATGACCGGGCTTTGCAGCGAAGTGTTGCTGATGTGCTGAATGCTATTTATGAGCAGGACTTTTTGCCCTGTTCCATGGGTGGCAGGCCACGACTGGGAGCGCACCATGCCCTGTCCACTTTTAACGAGGTGGTTTCAGGCCGAAAGGTCAGCTGGGTGCTGGAAGCGGACTTGAAGAATTTCTTTGGGAGTCTTGACCATGGATGGCTGCTTCGTTTTGTGGAACACCGGGTCGGTGATCCCAGAATTCTGAACCTTATACGGCGCTGGTTGAAAGCCGGGGTGATGGAGGCCGGGGAGTTGCAAGAGTGTGAAGAAGGTACGCCTCAGGGTGGGCCGATCAGCGTAGTTCTGAGCAACCTGTACCTGCATTATGTGCTTGACCTCTGGTTCGAGTGCAAGGTCAAGCCCCGGCTAAAAGGCGAGGCATGGCTGATCAGGTACATTGATGACTTTGTGGTGTGTTTTCAGTATCGCAGTGATGCGGAGCGGTTCATGAATGTGCTGCCACAGCGACTGGAGAAATTTGCGTTGAAACTGGAGCCGGATAAAACCCGGTTAGTCAGGTTCGGACGTTTTGCCAGTCGTGGGGAAGACGATCGGAGACGGTTTACTTCCTTGGCTTTACGCACTACTGCACAAGGAATCTGA
- the trpA gene encoding tryptophan synthase subunit alpha, whose protein sequence is MMRIKRCFERLSSEGQKALMPYITAGDPASKTVDIMHKMVASGANLIELGFPFSDPMADGPVIAEAHERALSQGVTLNDVFSMVTRFRENDNNTPIVLMGYLNPVEIMGYEAFATRAAEAGVDGVLIVDLPAEFAGDLVEYLKPRQIDMINLITPTTTDERIQKICSVASGFVYYVSVMGVTGSNKLDLDSVQSRVTHIKGFTDLPVGVGFGIRDGESAAAISSVADGVVVGSLLVSELANYESQGEGAIDRVSDHVKAMRQAMDKG, encoded by the coding sequence ATTATGAGAATTAAAAGATGCTTTGAGCGACTGTCTTCAGAAGGTCAGAAGGCTCTGATGCCATACATAACGGCGGGTGATCCGGCCAGCAAGACCGTAGACATTATGCACAAGATGGTAGCCAGTGGTGCTAACCTGATTGAGCTGGGGTTTCCGTTCTCTGACCCCATGGCTGACGGGCCGGTGATTGCAGAGGCTCACGAGCGGGCATTATCACAAGGTGTTACATTGAATGACGTTTTTTCAATGGTAACTCGCTTCAGGGAAAACGATAATAATACACCGATTGTCCTGATGGGCTACCTGAACCCGGTAGAGATTATGGGTTATGAGGCGTTTGCAACCCGGGCAGCTGAAGCCGGTGTAGACGGTGTACTGATTGTTGATCTGCCTGCGGAATTTGCCGGTGATCTGGTTGAGTATTTAAAGCCCAGACAGATTGATATGATCAACCTGATTACGCCGACTACCACCGATGAGCGCATTCAGAAGATCTGTTCTGTTGCCTCAGGATTCGTATATTACGTTTCGGTAATGGGAGTCACAGGCTCGAACAAGCTGGATCTGGACAGTGTTCAGTCCAGAGTCACTCACATCAAAGGGTTTACCGATCTGCCTGTAGGAGTAGGATTTGGTATTCGCGATGGTGAGTCTGCCGCTGCCATTTCTTCGGTTGCGGATGGTGTGGTAGTAGGGTCCCTGCTGGTATCTGAGCTGGCTAATTATGAAAGCCAGGGGGAAGGTGCTATCGACCGGGTTTCTGACCATGTGAAGGCCATGCGTCAGGCAATGGATAAAGGTTAA
- the trpB gene encoding tryptophan synthase subunit beta has protein sequence MTVDYKKLHELPDESGHFGRFGGRYVAETLMCVLEELESTYKKLWNDPEFQADFDRDLAHYVGRPSPLYHAERWSESLGGAQIYLKREDLNHTGAHKINHAIGQALLAKHMGKKRIIAETGAGQHGVATATVAARLGLECIVYMGAKDVKRQALNVYRMKLLGATVVPVESGSQTLKDAINEALRDWVTRPEETFYILGTVCGPHPYPEMVRNFQSVIGREARRQCLEMTQRLPDALVACVGGGSNAMGLFYEFLQDEDVKIYGVEAGGHGVESGEHAARMSGERQGVFQGQRSFLMCDDDGQITESYSVSAGLDYPGVGPEHSHLRTVGRAEYPCVTDDEALAAFRSLTRMEGIMPALESSHALAFVEQLAPTMEKDQIILVNLSGRGDKDIHTVAEIDGLSF, from the coding sequence ATGACTGTAGATTATAAAAAGTTGCACGAACTGCCGGATGAATCCGGCCATTTTGGTCGTTTTGGTGGACGTTATGTGGCTGAAACGCTTATGTGTGTCCTTGAAGAGCTGGAGTCGACCTACAAGAAGCTTTGGAATGATCCGGAATTTCAGGCTGACTTTGACCGTGATCTGGCTCATTACGTAGGCAGGCCTTCACCGCTTTATCATGCTGAGCGCTGGTCTGAAAGTCTGGGTGGTGCGCAAATCTACCTGAAGCGCGAAGATCTGAATCATACCGGTGCCCACAAAATCAATCATGCCATTGGTCAGGCTCTGCTGGCCAAACACATGGGTAAAAAGCGGATTATTGCCGAAACCGGTGCCGGTCAGCACGGTGTGGCTACCGCTACTGTTGCTGCCAGACTGGGTCTGGAGTGCATCGTTTACATGGGCGCTAAAGACGTAAAACGACAAGCGCTGAATGTTTACCGAATGAAGCTGCTTGGGGCCACTGTGGTACCGGTGGAGAGTGGCTCTCAAACACTGAAAGATGCCATCAACGAAGCACTGCGTGACTGGGTAACCCGTCCGGAAGAAACCTTCTATATTCTGGGAACGGTTTGTGGCCCTCATCCGTATCCGGAAATGGTGCGTAATTTTCAGAGTGTTATTGGTCGTGAGGCTCGCAGGCAATGTTTGGAAATGACTCAGCGTCTGCCTGATGCGCTGGTGGCCTGTGTGGGGGGGGGCTCTAATGCTATGGGATTGTTCTATGAATTCCTGCAGGATGAAGACGTCAAAATCTACGGTGTTGAAGCCGGTGGTCACGGTGTCGAGTCCGGAGAGCATGCCGCAAGAATGTCTGGTGAAAGACAGGGCGTTTTCCAGGGGCAGCGCAGTTTCCTGATGTGTGACGACGATGGTCAGATAACTGAAAGCTATTCTGTATCGGCTGGACTGGATTATCCGGGAGTAGGGCCAGAGCATAGCCATCTCAGAACCGTGGGTCGTGCAGAGTACCCTTGCGTGACAGATGATGAGGCCCTGGCGGCATTCAGAAGCCTGACACGAATGGAAGGTATTATGCCGGCGCTTGAGAGTTCTCATGCCCTGGCTTTTGTTGAGCAGCTGGCTCCAACCATGGAAAAGGATCAGATTATTCTTGTCAATCTGTCTGGTCGGGGTGACAAGGATATTCACACCGTGGCCGAGATTGATGGACTTTCGTTCTAA
- a CDS encoding KTSC domain-containing protein — protein MAYGNGMFNDREDAVESQGRLKVMMASQLPGYRVSYRLSYNYNENPVDQILEVARQKLLQDYSNILLWLAGVESAPNWFREGLELIVVSYDAFSYVFDSDLRRHISQYTQDISQCRKVLLVAHSQGNFYGNESWRSVYQTFTAGIAWDELKLMGMVSVATPASQVGYPLSYPVDQQSVTRYLTLSDDLVINFLRSAAFGPLPANVTNSTVSDDWKNHSFGMSYVLGDPSGQMLREQIRSVAYSLETLPFDRQPVDSTALASAGYDPTARILEIQFVGSDSLYRYYDVPESVYQDLLSAESVGRYYNLAIRGQYPSRRLN, from the coding sequence ATGGCTTATGGTAATGGGATGTTTAACGACCGGGAGGATGCCGTTGAGTCTCAGGGTAGGCTGAAGGTGATGATGGCAAGCCAGCTTCCCGGTTACCGGGTCAGCTACAGGCTTTCTTATAACTACAACGAAAATCCTGTTGATCAAATACTCGAAGTGGCGCGACAAAAACTGCTGCAAGATTACAGTAATATTTTACTGTGGCTTGCAGGAGTGGAGTCGGCACCTAATTGGTTCCGGGAAGGATTGGAGCTGATAGTGGTCAGCTATGATGCATTCAGTTATGTTTTCGATAGCGACCTTCGCAGGCATATTAGTCAATACACGCAAGACATCAGCCAATGCCGAAAGGTTTTGCTGGTGGCTCATTCTCAGGGGAACTTTTATGGTAATGAGTCCTGGCGTTCGGTTTATCAGACTTTCACCGCTGGCATCGCCTGGGATGAGTTGAAGTTAATGGGGATGGTGTCAGTGGCCACTCCGGCCAGTCAGGTAGGTTACCCGTTGAGTTATCCCGTTGATCAACAGAGTGTGACCCGATACCTGACGCTTTCTGATGATCTGGTGATTAATTTCTTGAGAAGTGCTGCCTTCGGACCTCTGCCCGCCAATGTAACAAACAGTACTGTGAGCGACGACTGGAAAAATCATAGTTTTGGGATGAGTTATGTTTTGGGCGATCCCAGCGGCCAGATGTTGAGGGAGCAGATCAGAAGTGTTGCCTATAGTCTGGAAACCTTACCTTTTGATCGGCAGCCAGTAGATTCAACTGCGCTGGCGTCTGCGGGCTATGATCCAACGGCCCGGATACTGGAAATCCAGTTTGTGGGTAGTGACAGTCTCTATCGATATTATGATGTGCCTGAGAGTGTCTATCAGGATTTGCTGTCGGCCGAATCTGTGGGTCGCTATTACAATCTGGCCATCAGAGGGCAGTACCCTTCCAGGCGTTTGAATTGA
- a CDS encoding phosphoribosylanthranilate isomerase, whose translation MLKTRIKVCGVTSVEEALAAVNAGADALGLVFYAPSKRFVSVSKAREIAAAVPPFITLVGLFVDAEEAVIRGVLDQVPLDLLQFHGNETDQECERWRRRYIKALRVRLGTSVEESAAAYPGACGLLLDSYRKGIPGGTGEAFDWQLIPDSLDKPVILAGGLNPENVSQAIEQVAPFAVDVSSGVENDRGKDPEKMKAFVEAVKQ comes from the coding sequence TTGTTGAAGACTCGGATCAAGGTCTGTGGGGTCACCTCTGTAGAAGAAGCGCTTGCAGCGGTTAATGCGGGTGCCGATGCATTGGGTTTGGTGTTTTATGCGCCCAGCAAGCGGTTTGTGTCCGTTAGTAAGGCTCGAGAAATTGCCGCTGCGGTCCCGCCCTTTATCACTCTGGTAGGTTTGTTTGTTGACGCTGAGGAAGCGGTTATCCGGGGTGTTCTGGATCAGGTCCCTCTGGATCTGTTGCAGTTTCATGGCAATGAGACCGATCAGGAGTGTGAGCGATGGCGAAGAAGATATATCAAGGCACTCAGAGTACGTCTCGGGACGTCTGTTGAGGAAAGTGCTGCCGCTTATCCCGGTGCCTGTGGTCTGCTTCTGGATTCTTATCGTAAAGGTATACCCGGTGGAACCGGTGAGGCCTTTGACTGGCAGTTGATACCCGACAGTCTGGATAAGCCTGTTATTCTGGCGGGTGGCCTGAATCCTGAGAATGTTTCGCAAGCCATAGAACAGGTTGCGCCCTTTGCTGTCGATGTCAGCAGTGGTGTAGAGAATGACAGGGGTAAAGACCCCGAAAAGATGAAAGCCTTTGTCGAGGCGGTAAAACAATGA
- the truA gene encoding tRNA pseudouridine(38-40) synthase TruA codes for MPRLAASVQYDGSRYHGWQSLKSGLPSVQTAVEKALSNVANHPVSVVCAGRTDAGVHGCNQIIHFDTESVRSGYGWTFGGNSNLPDDITFNWVQPVSEDFHARYSALWRRYRYVILNRPVRPAHLPKGVTFYYRPLDVELMNIAGQHLVGEHDFDSYRAVQCQAKHAVREIQHLNVYRHGDMVVIDVRANAFLHHMVRNITGVLLEIGAGRKPPVWAKEVLEARKRSEGGTTAKPHGLYFVDVGYPADYELPKSEPNPFFVASTLPW; via the coding sequence ATGCCGCGATTAGCTGCCAGTGTTCAATACGACGGTTCCCGTTACCATGGTTGGCAGAGTCTGAAGTCAGGGCTTCCCTCGGTTCAGACTGCTGTAGAAAAGGCGTTGTCGAACGTAGCCAATCATCCTGTATCTGTCGTTTGTGCAGGACGGACGGATGCCGGAGTGCATGGTTGCAACCAGATTATTCATTTTGATACTGAGTCTGTTCGTAGTGGTTATGGTTGGACATTTGGAGGGAACTCCAACCTGCCGGATGACATTACCTTCAACTGGGTTCAGCCTGTCAGTGAAGACTTTCATGCCCGCTATTCTGCTCTGTGGCGCAGATATCGCTATGTGATTCTCAATCGACCGGTGAGACCCGCTCACCTGCCCAAAGGTGTCACATTTTACTACCGGCCACTGGATGTAGAGTTGATGAATATTGCCGGGCAGCACCTTGTTGGTGAGCATGATTTTGATTCTTACCGTGCGGTGCAGTGTCAGGCGAAACATGCAGTTCGTGAAATTCAGCATCTGAATGTCTACAGACATGGCGATATGGTGGTGATTGATGTCAGGGCGAATGCTTTTCTTCATCATATGGTAAGAAACATCACGGGTGTTCTTCTGGAAATTGGTGCGGGCAGAAAACCACCAGTCTGGGCAAAAGAAGTGTTGGAGGCCCGAAAACGTTCTGAAGGCGGTACCACAGCCAAGCCCCATGGTCTTTATTTTGTTGATGTGGGTTATCCGGCAGATTACGAACTGCCAAAAAGTGAACCAAATCCTTTCTTTGTAGCCTCGACGCTGCCTTGGTGA
- the accD gene encoding acetyl-CoA carboxylase, carboxyltransferase subunit beta codes for MSNWLVDKLIPSLSRSASQQKSSNVPEGLWRKCVKCESVLYRPELEKNLYVCPKCNHHMRIGARKRLQYFLDKNSTEELFSEIEPVDKLKFRDSKKYKDRLSSAQKQTGEKDALVAMKGQLDGLPVVAVAFEFSFMGGSMGSVVGEKFARAAELSLELKIPFVCFSASGGARMQEALFSLMQMAKTSAALERMKQQAVPYFSVLTDPVYGGVSASLAMLGDVNIAEPGALIGFAGPRVIEQTVREKLPEGFQRSEFLLEHGAIDMIVDRGEMRSTVARLCRKMQGMAPAPAEPDSEFSEVEEEVISATG; via the coding sequence ATGAGTAACTGGCTAGTCGACAAACTGATACCTTCGCTGTCACGTTCTGCGAGTCAACAGAAGAGCAGCAATGTGCCAGAAGGATTGTGGCGCAAGTGTGTTAAGTGTGAGTCGGTATTGTATCGTCCAGAGCTTGAGAAAAATTTGTACGTTTGTCCAAAATGTAATCATCACATGCGTATCGGTGCCCGAAAACGTCTGCAGTATTTTCTGGATAAAAACAGCACTGAAGAGCTGTTCTCTGAGATAGAGCCTGTCGATAAGCTCAAGTTCCGGGATTCAAAGAAATACAAGGATCGCCTGTCATCGGCCCAAAAGCAGACCGGTGAAAAAGATGCTCTGGTGGCCATGAAGGGCCAGCTTGATGGTCTGCCTGTGGTCGCTGTGGCTTTCGAATTCAGCTTTATGGGTGGATCAATGGGTTCTGTTGTTGGCGAGAAGTTTGCCCGTGCGGCAGAGCTTAGCCTGGAGCTCAAGATTCCTTTTGTCTGTTTTTCTGCCAGTGGCGGTGCTCGTATGCAGGAAGCCTTGTTCTCCCTGATGCAGATGGCTAAAACCAGTGCGGCACTGGAGCGTATGAAACAGCAGGCGGTACCTTATTTCTCGGTGCTGACAGATCCCGTTTATGGCGGTGTGTCTGCCTCTCTGGCTATGTTGGGTGATGTGAATATTGCCGAGCCTGGAGCATTAATAGGTTTTGCCGGTCCACGGGTGATCGAACAGACCGTTCGTGAAAAGTTGCCGGAAGGCTTCCAGCGCAGCGAGTTTCTGCTGGAGCATGGTGCCATCGATATGATTGTTGATCGAGGCGAAATGCGTTCGACGGTTGCAAGACTGTGCAGAAAAATGCAGGGCATGGCCCCTGCGCCTGCTGAGCCGGATTCGGAATTTAGTGAGGTTGAGGAAGAGGTGATTTCAGCGACTGGGTGA
- the ltrA gene encoding group II intron reverse transcriptase/maturase — protein sequence MSLQGEWRPAPVRRVLIPKPDGGERQLGIPIALDRMVQQAIQQVLQAEWELRFSAFSYGFRPNRSAHQAINQAQSYIREGYNWVVDIDLSKFFDRVNHDRLMAKLAVHTDDKDVLRLIRRFLQSGVMENGLVKPQTEGVPQGGPLSPVLSNIVLDELDKELEKRDLRFVRYADDCRVFVRSKKAGERVMASLTRYIESKLKLKVNVAKSAVDKAWRRAFLGYSFTRDGRKKLADKTCKRFRDKVKQLTRKGGRSLEQRLESLNRYLRGWKNYFREVETRSEFENFDCWIRRRLRSLLWYQWKKSPKRYAELRRRGVSEELTRQTVGSSKGYWRISRSPALHLALPNSWFDELGLIRLLAA from the coding sequence ATGTCTTTGCAGGGAGAATGGCGTCCTGCTCCCGTAAGGCGAGTACTGATTCCCAAACCGGACGGAGGAGAAAGGCAGTTGGGTATACCAATCGCCTTAGACCGAATGGTGCAGCAAGCGATACAGCAAGTATTGCAGGCCGAGTGGGAACTAAGGTTTTCAGCTTTCAGTTACGGGTTCAGGCCGAACCGGTCAGCTCATCAGGCGATTAATCAGGCTCAGTCGTATATCCGAGAAGGATATAACTGGGTTGTGGACATTGACCTGTCGAAATTCTTCGACCGGGTTAACCATGATCGACTGATGGCAAAACTGGCCGTTCACACAGATGACAAGGATGTATTACGTTTAATTCGACGATTCCTACAGTCCGGAGTGATGGAGAACGGGCTGGTAAAACCGCAGACTGAAGGAGTGCCTCAGGGAGGACCGCTCTCACCTGTGTTATCTAACATCGTACTGGATGAACTCGATAAAGAGTTAGAAAAGCGTGATTTACGATTTGTACGTTATGCTGACGACTGTCGGGTGTTTGTGCGAAGCAAGAAAGCAGGCGAGAGAGTGATGGCAAGTTTGACTCGTTACATCGAAAGTAAGCTGAAGCTAAAGGTCAACGTTGCGAAAAGTGCAGTTGACAAGGCATGGAGGCGGGCGTTCCTGGGATACAGCTTTACCAGAGATGGCAGGAAGAAGCTGGCAGATAAAACCTGCAAGCGGTTCAGGGACAAGGTCAAACAACTAACCCGCAAAGGCGGGCGGTCACTGGAGCAGAGATTGGAGTCTCTGAATCGCTATTTACGGGGCTGGAAGAACTACTTTCGAGAAGTTGAAACCCGTTCGGAGTTTGAAAACTTTGACTGCTGGATCAGGCGACGATTGAGAAGTTTGCTCTGGTATCAATGGAAGAAAAGTCCGAAGCGATATGCGGAGCTAAGAAGGCGAGGAGTCAGTGAAGAGCTGACGAGGCAGACAGTAGGATCGAGCAAAGGGTACTGGCGGATAAGCCGGAGTCCTGCGCTACACTTAGCATTGCCGAATAGTTGGTTCGATGAATTAGGTTTGATTAGATTATTGGCTGCTTAA
- a CDS encoding ISAs1 family transposase — protein MNAHDLISQLSIISDPRQAWKVGHKLTDILFLTICAVIAGAEGWGEIEDFGHERLDWLKQYGDFEEGVPSNDTIARVVSTISPKRFQKCFIDWMNACHDVTQGDVIAIDGKTLRRSYDKSKKRGAIHRVSAFSAANNVVLGQLKTEEKSNEITAIPELLKLLEIKGCLVTLDAMGCQRDIARAIVEKEADYLLAVKGNQGKLEKAFDHHFSLEKLNQWQGDSYMTRETGHGRTESRMYFVSDIFDEFVNFSFDWPGLKTLGTVLSSREIEGELVSLDDVYIRYYISSAELTAEQLGKASREHWHIENKLHWKLDVAMREDECRIRRNDGAEILAGFRHIAVNLLNNTKTFKAGLKRKQKKAAMSTRYLAEVLAGQALS, from the coding sequence ATGAATGCTCACGATTTGATTTCACAACTCTCTATCATCAGTGACCCACGCCAAGCTTGGAAAGTCGGTCACAAGCTAACAGACATCCTTTTTCTGACCATCTGTGCTGTCATTGCTGGCGCAGAAGGCTGGGGTGAAATCGAAGACTTTGGTCATGAACGGCTGGACTGGCTTAAGCAGTACGGTGACTTTGAAGAAGGCGTTCCTTCTAATGACACCATAGCGCGAGTCGTGAGTACCATCAGCCCAAAGCGATTCCAGAAGTGCTTTATTGACTGGATGAATGCCTGTCATGACGTCACTCAAGGAGACGTTATAGCCATCGACGGCAAGACGCTCAGACGTTCTTACGATAAAAGTAAAAAACGCGGTGCGATTCATAGGGTTAGTGCTTTCTCTGCGGCCAATAACGTGGTGCTGGGGCAGCTTAAAACAGAAGAGAAATCTAATGAAATAACCGCCATCCCCGAACTCCTGAAGCTCTTGGAAATAAAGGGCTGTCTGGTGACACTCGATGCCATGGGATGTCAGCGAGATATAGCCCGGGCCATAGTCGAAAAGGAGGCTGACTATCTGCTGGCGGTCAAGGGCAATCAGGGCAAGCTTGAAAAGGCCTTCGATCATCACTTCTCTTTGGAGAAGCTGAACCAATGGCAAGGTGATAGCTATATGACCCGAGAAACAGGCCATGGCCGCACAGAAAGCCGGATGTATTTTGTCAGTGATATCTTCGATGAGTTTGTGAATTTTTCCTTCGACTGGCCGGGTTTAAAAACCCTGGGAACAGTACTGTCATCGAGAGAAATTGAGGGTGAGCTGGTGAGCTTGGATGATGTCTACATTCGCTACTACATCAGCTCTGCAGAGCTAACGGCTGAGCAATTGGGTAAGGCCAGCCGGGAGCATTGGCACATAGAGAATAAGCTTCACTGGAAACTCGATGTTGCGATGAGAGAAGACGAGTGTCGCATTCGAAGAAATGACGGAGCAGAAATTTTAGCAGGCTTTAGACATATTGCAGTCAATCTGCTGAACAACACGAAAACCTTCAAAGCAGGCCTGAAGAGAAAACAAAAGAAAGCCGCTATGAGTACACGCTATCTGGCTGAAGTCCTTGCTGGGCAGGCACTTTCATGA